A section of the Candidatus Zixiibacteriota bacterium genome encodes:
- a CDS encoding PaaI family thioesterase, with product MIEIARYSGCFICGDQNQYGLKVKFFYTEGKAVAECTAQQHFEGYKDIYHGGITASLLDEVMIKALLARHIFAMTVELTVKFHKAVQIGQHLNLEGVVESQKGRLYITRGEMRLESGEVAASASGKYLEVREDMKGKLLTSLERKS from the coding sequence ATGATTGAAATTGCCCGCTATTCCGGATGTTTCATTTGCGGCGACCAGAACCAGTATGGTTTAAAAGTCAAATTTTTCTACACGGAAGGGAAGGCGGTCGCCGAATGCACCGCGCAACAACACTTTGAGGGGTACAAAGATATCTATCATGGCGGGATAACGGCCAGCCTGCTGGATGAAGTGATGATTAAGGCGCTTTTGGCGCGCCATATTTTTGCCATGACGGTAGAGTTGACGGTTAAGTTCCATAAGGCGGTGCAGATTGGGCAGCATCTGAACCTGGAAGGAGTGGTCGAAAGCCAGAAGGGACGGTTATATATCACCCGCGGGGAGATGCGATTGGAAAGCGGTGAAGTTGCTGCCTCGGCGTCAGGTAAGTATCTGGAGGTCCGGGAAGATATGAAAGGGAAAC